From a region of the Deltaproteobacteria bacterium genome:
- a CDS encoding extracellular solute-binding protein, which yields MSKPIRATVTLLHALFCYLALCVNFSVAAQPPAWQSDWDKTVKAAEDEAAVVLYVTGAFEPVFRDTFQKKYPKIKVTLVTGRGPDLSQRIMSERRAEKFAVDLYIGGNISPITVFHKAKILEPVKNLLLLPEVLDPAAWYEGKHHYDDAENRFIFVFEGTPRSGEITFNSKLVNPAEIKSYWDLLNPKWKGKIVSTDPFQSGPISAAQMFFYKQPELGPEFIRRLHSDTDITILRSNEQLMDWLSTGKYLFGFGARNVDDAMMQGLPLNQFAPAALKEGSSVTAYNGTLSYFNRAPHPNAAKVAANWLLSRDGQNAWLDANHKTGGLYDSLREDISKEKVSERARRVKGAKFLWLNPAWIDELDAIRDIIKKALASAGKAR from the coding sequence ATGTCGAAGCCGATTCGTGCCACCGTCACGTTGCTCCACGCACTGTTCTGTTACTTAGCGCTTTGTGTGAATTTCTCCGTCGCCGCCCAGCCGCCCGCCTGGCAGAGCGATTGGGACAAGACGGTCAAGGCCGCGGAAGACGAAGCCGCGGTGGTGCTCTACGTCACCGGCGCCTTCGAGCCGGTGTTTCGCGATACGTTTCAAAAGAAATATCCTAAGATCAAAGTGACCCTGGTGACCGGGCGCGGTCCCGATCTCAGCCAGCGCATCATGAGCGAGCGGCGCGCGGAAAAATTCGCCGTCGATCTCTACATCGGCGGCAATATTTCGCCGATCACGGTTTTTCACAAGGCGAAGATTTTAGAGCCGGTCAAAAACTTGCTACTGCTTCCCGAAGTGCTCGATCCAGCCGCTTGGTATGAGGGCAAACATCATTACGACGACGCCGAGAACCGTTTCATCTTCGTCTTCGAGGGCACGCCGCGCAGCGGCGAGATTACGTTCAACAGCAAACTGGTCAACCCCGCCGAGATCAAATCCTATTGGGACCTGTTGAACCCCAAATGGAAAGGCAAAATCGTCTCCACCGACCCGTTCCAGTCCGGTCCGATCAGCGCGGCGCAGATGTTTTTCTACAAGCAGCCCGAGCTTGGGCCGGAGTTTATCCGCCGGCTACACAGCGACACGGATATCACGATCCTACGCTCCAACGAGCAGTTGATGGATTGGTTGAGCACCGGCAAATACCTGTTTGGCTTCGGCGCCAGAAACGTCGACGATGCCATGATGCAAGGCTTGCCGCTCAATCAGTTCGCGCCGGCGGCGCTCAAGGAAGGTTCTTCAGTGACCGCCTATAACGGCACCTTGAGCTATTTCAACCGCGCGCCTCATCCCAACGCCGCCAAAGTTGCCGCCAACTGGCTCCTGTCGCGCGACGGCCAAAACGCTTGGCTCGACGCCAATCACAAAACCGGCGGGCTTTACGATTCTCTGCGTGAAGATATCTCCAAGGAAAAAGTCAGCGAGCGCGCCCGCCGAGTGAAGGGGGCGAAATTTCTCTGGCTCAACCCCGCCTGGATCGACGAGCTCGACGCCATCCGCGACATCATCAAAAAAGCTCTCGCCAGCGCCGGCAAAGCAAGGTAG
- a CDS encoding AsmA family protein has protein sequence MAELKNKRKWLIAGGVLAGLVVLAGAAVLNLNSLIARNKDYLIGQAEQALGRKIKVGAIEATLFSGLGVKLGDFSMSDDRQFSNDDFIRAKDLQVNVRFWPLLKKDVQVKRLILHDPAIVVIRNAAGEFNFATIGKKDPESKEAKEAAAKEKAEKEKKERGEKEKTPATYLVSLVDISGGEVRYLDKKSGADVKLQQIDLRVEDFDLTKPFTAQLAAAVYADKQNLKLTSKLGPLPANGDFGQLPMTGKLDVDPLDMTKLKAAAPKLQEALSKDLDLAGVFRLKDLKFSGTPKDLTLSAQFDGSNGAVRYGSSFHKPAGMALMLDADAHYRPDRIEIKKAQLKMHTLDLATQGTVQLGESTVLDLSLDSKPASLDGWDKIVPALAKYQLSGTMELQARVRGKAGKGSAPEIQGSLSLVKASIKPPQFPKPLENLDTKINFTGQRADIRDMTLSLGSSRIRLAAAVEKFSPLTFTYKLTTPEIFPADYNAGLSEERKGDVLRNLRSDGRFGMAGGTIAYQGTVNSADGRLYNIPYKALDATISLANQVTQIRNLKINALSGVVQMDGEYSLKEAVPQFTMSTKVQGIDIKELYTALDAKAERDLRGKLNADMKLAGAGKSWEEIKPALKGQGSAEVLQGALLNFNIADGALGGITGIPGLTNIISPSLRRKYPETFTAKDTEFKEMTMLLDVADGRINVKNLRLAAAEFLVQGAGYAEFSRKVDFRTTINFSERLSADLTQAAKETKYLLNNQGQLEVPLALTGRLPNVKAVPDSRYLAQIAQRGFMRKGIDELQNRLGGKPAPAQEDKGATDNKKKKRPTDDLIRKGLEGLFKR, from the coding sequence ATGGCGGAACTTAAAAATAAACGTAAATGGCTGATCGCCGGCGGCGTGCTGGCCGGCTTGGTCGTGCTCGCCGGCGCGGCGGTCTTGAATCTCAACTCGCTGATCGCGCGCAACAAAGACTATTTGATCGGCCAGGCGGAGCAGGCCCTCGGTCGCAAGATCAAAGTCGGCGCCATCGAAGCGACGTTGTTCAGCGGCCTGGGCGTCAAGCTCGGCGATTTTTCCATGAGCGACGATCGGCAGTTTTCCAACGACGACTTCATCCGCGCCAAGGATTTACAAGTCAACGTTCGTTTCTGGCCCCTGTTGAAAAAAGACGTGCAGGTCAAACGGCTGATCCTGCACGATCCCGCCATCGTCGTGATCCGCAATGCGGCAGGCGAATTCAATTTCGCTACCATCGGCAAAAAGGATCCAGAATCTAAAGAAGCCAAAGAAGCCGCGGCAAAAGAAAAAGCCGAAAAGGAAAAGAAAGAGCGCGGCGAGAAAGAAAAAACTCCGGCGACCTATTTGGTTTCGCTAGTCGACATTTCCGGCGGCGAAGTGCGCTATCTCGACAAAAAAAGCGGCGCCGATGTGAAGCTCCAGCAAATCGATCTGCGTGTCGAGGATTTCGATTTGACCAAGCCGTTTACGGCCCAGCTCGCCGCGGCGGTTTATGCCGACAAGCAAAATTTAAAGCTCACTAGCAAGCTCGGGCCGCTGCCAGCCAACGGCGACTTCGGTCAGCTGCCCATGACCGGCAAGCTCGATGTCGATCCTCTCGACATGACCAAGCTCAAAGCCGCCGCGCCGAAGTTGCAAGAAGCTTTATCCAAAGATCTCGACCTCGCCGGCGTCTTTCGTCTCAAAGATTTGAAATTTTCCGGCACGCCCAAAGACTTGACCCTTAGCGCCCAGTTCGACGGCAGCAACGGCGCTGTGCGTTACGGTTCGTCGTTTCACAAACCGGCGGGCATGGCGCTGATGCTCGACGCCGATGCCCACTATCGTCCGGACCGCATCGAAATCAAAAAAGCCCAGCTCAAGATGCACACGCTGGACTTGGCGACCCAAGGCACAGTCCAACTCGGAGAAAGCACGGTGCTCGATCTCAGCCTCGACTCCAAACCGGCGTCCCTCGACGGTTGGGACAAAATCGTTCCGGCGCTGGCCAAGTATCAACTGAGCGGCACCATGGAGCTGCAAGCGAGAGTACGCGGCAAAGCCGGCAAGGGCAGCGCGCCGGAGATTCAAGGCTCCTTGAGCTTGGTCAAAGCCAGCATCAAGCCGCCGCAGTTTCCCAAGCCGCTGGAAAATCTCGACACCAAGATCAATTTCACCGGCCAGCGCGCCGACATCCGCGACATGACGTTGAGTCTCGGCAGTTCGCGCATCCGGCTCGCCGCCGCGGTGGAAAAATTTTCGCCCTTGACCTTCACCTACAAACTGACCACGCCGGAAATTTTTCCCGCCGATTACAACGCCGGCTTGAGCGAAGAGCGCAAGGGCGACGTGCTGCGCAACCTGCGCAGCGATGGACGATTCGGCATGGCCGGCGGCACCATCGCCTATCAAGGCACGGTCAATTCCGCCGACGGCAGACTTTATAACATTCCCTACAAGGCCCTCGACGCGACCATCTCGCTGGCCAACCAAGTAACCCAGATTCGCAATTTGAAAATCAACGCGCTCAGCGGCGTGGTGCAAATGGACGGCGAGTATTCGTTGAAAGAGGCGGTGCCGCAGTTTACCATGTCGACTAAAGTCCAAGGCATCGACATCAAGGAACTCTACACGGCGCTCGACGCCAAAGCCGAGCGCGACCTGCGCGGCAAATTGAACGCAGACATGAAGCTCGCCGGCGCCGGCAAGAGCTGGGAAGAAATCAAACCCGCGCTCAAGGGCCAGGGCTCGGCGGAAGTGTTGCAGGGCGCGCTGTTGAATTTCAACATCGCCGACGGCGCCCTGGGCGGCATCACCGGCATCCCGGGACTGACCAACATCATCAGTCCGTCGCTGCGCAGAAAATATCCCGAAACGTTTACGGCGAAGGATACCGAGTTTAAAGAAATGACCATGCTGCTCGACGTCGCCGACGGCCGCATCAACGTGAAAAACTTGCGTCTCGCCGCCGCGGAATTTCTCGTCCAAGGCGCCGGCTATGCTGAGTTCAGCCGCAAAGTCGATTTCCGTACGACCATCAACTTTTCCGAACGGCTCTCCGCCGATCTGACTCAAGCAGCGAAGGAAACCAAATATCTGCTCAACAATCAGGGCCAGCTCGAAGTACCCCTGGCGCTCACCGGCCGCCTGCCGAATGTCAAAGCGGTGCCCGACAGCCGCTACCTCGCGCAAATCGCCCAGCGCGGCTTCATGCGCAAAGGCATAGACGAACTGCAAAACCGTCTGGGCGGGAAACCCGCGCCGGCGCAGGAAGACAAAGGCGCCACCGACAATAAAAAGAAAAAACGCCCCACCGACGATTTGATCCGTAAGGGGCTTGAAGGATTGTTCAAACGTTGA